One candidate division WOR-3 bacterium DNA window includes the following coding sequences:
- a CDS encoding helix-hairpin-helix domain-containing protein has protein sequence MGSLSKDELILVVTILLIFFAGTIGLVLREKKGIRFSSYGEKEMSTIEVLSNRAYVKRFFDTRDSSLNDSVEAVENPLRSDSVLCQIPITLLVNINTAQAHEFEKLPGIGPVIAQRIVEYRNEHGNFQHASDLQKVRGIGPVKFSKIENLITL, from the coding sequence ATGGGTTCTCTTTCTAAAGATGAGTTGATTCTCGTCGTAACTATTCTGCTGATTTTTTTTGCAGGGACCATAGGGCTTGTTTTAAGAGAAAAAAAAGGTATTCGGTTCTCATCCTACGGTGAAAAGGAAATGTCAACCATAGAGGTTTTAAGCAATAGAGCCTATGTGAAGCGTTTTTTCGATACACGCGATTCATCCCTGAACGACAGCGTTGAGGCCGTCGAAAACCCCTTGAGGTCTGATTCGGTCTTGTGTCAAATTCCCATAACCCTGTTGGTTAATATAAACACCGCCCAGGCTCACGAATTTGAAAAGCTGCCTGGAATTGGACCGGTTATCGCTCAAAGAATAGTTGAATACAGAAACGAGCATGGAAATTTTCAGCATGCAAGTGATCTGCAGAAAGTGAGGGGCATAGGTCCGGTAAAATTTTCGAAAATTGAAAATTTGATAACTTTATAG
- the maf gene encoding septum formation protein Maf: MLGHICLASASSRRSFFLEFLNVDFSVVEPDIDETPGEGEDPEDFARKISEEKFLYSVEKCKKSDLVVSADTIVAIDGEVLNKPKTDKQAELYLKKLSAREHLVLTAMTCGLGNNFITEVSKTSVVFKELSQREIKLYIRTGEWKDKAGGYAIQGFGSFMVESVRGPLDNVIGFPLTLFFSMTKKYGFSF; the protein is encoded by the coding sequence GTGCTCGGTCATATTTGTTTAGCCTCCGCCTCAAGCAGGCGGAGTTTTTTTCTTGAATTTTTAAATGTAGATTTTTCAGTTGTTGAACCTGATATCGACGAAACTCCCGGAGAAGGGGAAGACCCCGAGGATTTTGCCCGGAAAATTTCAGAAGAAAAATTTCTATACTCTGTCGAAAAGTGTAAAAAAAGCGATCTTGTCGTCAGCGCGGATACGATTGTCGCGATCGACGGAGAAGTCCTAAATAAACCCAAAACAGATAAGCAGGCAGAACTCTACCTGAAAAAACTTTCTGCCAGAGAACATTTGGTCTTAACGGCTATGACCTGTGGTTTAGGGAATAATTTTATTACAGAAGTTTCGAAGACCTCGGTGGTTTTCAAAGAGCTTTCCCAAAGAGAAATAAAACTGTACATCAGGACAGGAGAGTGGAAAGATAAAGCGGGAGGCTACGCCATTCAAGGTTTCGGGAGTTTTATGGTAGAAAGCGTCAGAGGTCCGTTGGACAACGTGATAGGTTTTCCACTCACCCTTTTTTTTTCCATGACAAAAAAATATGGGTTCTCTTTCTAA
- a CDS encoding HU family DNA-binding protein, translating to MNKGELIDRIAAETKLTKTQSQKALESFIGAVQDSLKKGKKVTLVGFGTFGVKSRKARKGRNPQTQEIIKIKAKKVPHFSPSSSLKAVVDKKK from the coding sequence ATGAACAAAGGCGAATTGATTGATAGGATTGCCGCCGAAACAAAATTGACGAAAACTCAGTCTCAGAAAGCTCTTGAGAGTTTCATCGGAGCCGTCCAAGACTCTCTGAAGAAGGGAAAAAAAGTGACGCTGGTAGGATTCGGCACATTCGGCGTCAAAAGCAGAAAAGCTAGGAAGGGAAGAAATCCTCAAACCCAGGAAATCATCAAGATCAAAGCGAAAAAAGTTCCTCATTTCTCGCCTTCATCTTCTTTGAAAGCCGTGGTCGACAAGAAGAAATAA
- a CDS encoding LPS-assembly protein LptD codes for MNLLFLILAVLTGQAEVISYSCGRMTYDWNLKKIILTDSAYVEYGDIKLYGDTIIYYPDEKVVEVIGNMKILQKEQELAGERMVFNIDTKYGIVDGGKTAITEGFFTGDTVWQIQSDLWYVTKGTFTTCEDDPPHYHFWGNAMIIEQNGMLIAEPVILYIGNVPVFALPWWFFPIKRGRYSGFLFPNVGNSSTDGRYVKNVAYFWAINDYSDMTFSVDIMEKRGVRFNAAGMYIVKPFLSGNFGLGYIRETNTGIERWRIEGNHFHQINSSTRMLARADWQSDKRYRIDYGTDVLVDLNKRTSSYFSVSKNWSFLSGQALLLRSEDLIAERVSYSLPEISYTLFSRRILAAANVLNLYFSNSGRFNRGIQNDSTGSLETDQMSMNAGLQNPIKVLGFFNFNPGLSMSGTVKKYDTANVYFYSRSWSTSMTLSTFIYGLTNWSAGSLQRIRHVLNPSVSYVYSPGTVYGSFGDTSYEYSSDAKVSKLNLNLSQSLQLKWQNGENISRFELFSLGASTSYDFEKSVKNFSDISLSFDSRFSNKFSISCRWVYDPYTLERISSSYYLTSFLSGNIGKKYYYSDVDRQWSLTTSYSMTQDRLSKNQQVWFTAGIHPTDNWKVTYSARWDIEKNNMVNQSLSVYRDLHCWEAFFSWQKFNEAWSYSFTIRIKSIQDVRVMRSMVSFFVPRI; via the coding sequence ATGAATTTGCTGTTTTTAATCTTGGCAGTTCTGACCGGCCAGGCGGAAGTCATTTCTTATTCATGCGGCAGGATGACTTACGACTGGAATTTAAAAAAAATAATTCTTACGGACTCTGCGTACGTCGAATACGGAGATATCAAGCTTTACGGAGACACCATAATTTACTACCCTGATGAAAAGGTTGTGGAAGTCATAGGGAACATGAAAATACTGCAGAAAGAACAAGAACTTGCGGGTGAACGAATGGTATTCAACATAGACACAAAATACGGTATCGTCGATGGCGGCAAAACAGCCATAACGGAGGGATTTTTCACGGGAGACACTGTCTGGCAGATTCAAAGCGATCTCTGGTATGTCACAAAAGGGACGTTTACCACTTGTGAAGACGACCCTCCTCACTATCACTTTTGGGGAAATGCGATGATCATAGAGCAGAACGGTATGCTCATCGCAGAACCTGTAATACTTTATATAGGCAACGTGCCGGTTTTCGCATTGCCCTGGTGGTTTTTTCCTATTAAAAGAGGCAGGTACAGCGGGTTTCTGTTCCCCAACGTAGGCAACAGTTCAACCGATGGAAGATACGTGAAAAACGTCGCTTATTTTTGGGCAATCAACGATTATTCGGATATGACCTTCTCGGTCGACATCATGGAAAAGAGAGGCGTCAGGTTCAATGCAGCTGGGATGTATATTGTCAAACCTTTCCTGTCGGGTAATTTTGGTCTGGGGTACATAAGGGAGACCAACACTGGAATTGAAAGATGGAGAATAGAGGGAAACCATTTCCATCAGATAAACTCGAGCACGAGAATGCTGGCGAGAGCTGATTGGCAGAGTGACAAAAGATACAGGATAGATTACGGAACGGATGTTCTCGTCGATTTAAACAAAAGGACGTCTTCGTATTTTTCGGTTTCCAAGAACTGGAGTTTTCTTTCGGGGCAGGCGCTTCTTTTGAGAAGCGAAGACCTTATCGCTGAAAGAGTTTCATACAGTCTCCCGGAAATATCTTATACTTTGTTTTCAAGGAGGATATTAGCTGCCGCCAATGTTTTAAACCTTTATTTTTCAAATTCTGGAAGATTCAATAGAGGTATTCAAAACGACTCGACAGGGTCTTTGGAGACTGATCAAATGAGCATGAACGCAGGGTTACAAAACCCGATCAAGGTTTTAGGGTTTTTCAATTTCAACCCAGGCTTGTCGATGAGCGGGACGGTAAAAAAGTACGATACCGCGAATGTGTATTTTTACAGCCGCAGTTGGTCAACCTCCATGACTCTCTCGACTTTCATATACGGTTTGACGAATTGGAGCGCGGGTTCTTTGCAGAGAATAAGGCATGTGTTGAATCCTTCCGTTTCCTACGTTTATTCTCCAGGGACAGTTTACGGAAGTTTTGGGGACACCTCCTATGAATATTCTTCAGACGCCAAAGTGTCAAAATTAAATTTGAACCTTTCTCAGTCCCTTCAATTGAAATGGCAAAACGGCGAAAATATCAGCAGATTTGAACTTTTTTCTTTGGGAGCTTCTACGAGTTATGATTTTGAAAAAAGTGTAAAAAATTTTTCTGATATATCTCTTTCTTTTGACAGCAGATTTTCAAATAAATTTTCAATATCTTGTAGATGGGTGTATGACCCATACACATTAGAGAGGATTTCATCTTCATACTATCTGACATCTTTTCTTTCCGGAAACATTGGAAAAAAATATTATTATTCGGATGTTGACCGTCAATGGAGTTTGACGACTTCCTATTCGATGACTCAAGACAGGCTTTCAAAAAACCAACAGGTCTGGTTCACCGCAGGAATTCACCCGACAGATAACTGGAAGGTTACATACAGCGCGAGATGGGACATCGAAAAAAACAACATGGTCAACCAATCACTCAGTGTTTACAGGGATCTTCATTGCTGGGAAGCTTTTTTTTCATGGCAAAAATTCAACGAAGCGTGGAGTTATTCTTTTACGATTAGAATAAAATCAATACAAGATGTCAGGGTCATGAGGAGCATGGTCAGTTTTTTTGTGCCTCGGATTTAA
- a CDS encoding sigma-54-dependent Fis family transcriptional regulator — protein sequence MSKTETKNKFKLLVVDDEEDQRSLLAGALIREGYEVGTASNFDEAKSLFEAELFDMVITDQKLKDGRDGIQILEHCRKANPEIPVVLVTAYGNIDSAVTAMKYGAYYYMTKPIRLEDLIELVRKALQEFEIVIESRALQEIYEEEFSEHPIVAQSREMREVLSLVSRVANYNISVLLTGESGVGKEVVARAIHSFSLRKNSPFIAVNCSAIPDTLLEAELFGSEKGAYTGAVSARKGRLELAQGGTLFLDEIGDISPLIQVKLLRFLSERTYEKLGGEKTIEADVRIIAATNRNLSLEMKDGKFREDLFYRLNVVNIEIPPLRERREDIIPLARRIIKNLSSKIPEKKELKLTWEAEKRLITGNWPGNIRELENVLQRAFVLSRGAEIDSQDLSLTGDTEDLSLEALEKKQIEKVLSMTSGNLQKASQILKIHRNTLREKMKYYGLK from the coding sequence ATGTCAAAAACCGAGACGAAAAATAAATTCAAGCTTCTCGTGGTAGACGACGAAGAAGACCAGAGGTCTCTTTTGGCGGGAGCCTTGATAAGAGAAGGCTATGAAGTAGGTACGGCATCAAATTTTGATGAAGCGAAATCCCTCTTCGAGGCTGAACTTTTTGACATGGTGATAACCGACCAAAAGCTCAAAGACGGTAGGGACGGTATCCAAATACTTGAACACTGCAGGAAAGCCAACCCCGAGATTCCTGTAGTTCTAGTCACGGCTTACGGAAATATAGACAGCGCAGTCACAGCAATGAAGTATGGCGCTTATTACTACATGACAAAACCCATAAGACTTGAGGATTTAATCGAGCTCGTGCGCAAGGCACTGCAAGAATTCGAAATTGTTATTGAAAGCAGAGCTCTTCAAGAAATTTACGAGGAAGAATTTTCCGAACACCCTATAGTCGCTCAAAGCAGGGAAATGAGGGAAGTTCTCTCTTTGGTATCAAGGGTAGCAAACTACAACATATCAGTTCTATTGACTGGAGAGAGCGGGGTCGGGAAAGAAGTCGTCGCAAGGGCGATACACAGCTTTTCTTTGAGAAAAAATAGTCCTTTCATAGCCGTAAACTGCTCTGCGATACCGGACACATTGCTTGAAGCGGAACTCTTCGGTTCGGAGAAAGGAGCTTACACAGGAGCGGTTTCTGCGAGGAAAGGAAGGCTTGAACTCGCCCAGGGCGGAACACTTTTTCTCGACGAAATAGGAGACATATCCCCTTTAATACAGGTGAAACTTCTTAGGTTTCTGTCCGAGAGGACATACGAAAAGCTCGGTGGAGAAAAGACTATAGAAGCCGACGTCAGAATTATAGCTGCGACCAACAGAAATCTCTCACTGGAGATGAAAGACGGAAAATTCAGGGAAGATTTGTTTTATAGGTTGAACGTCGTAAACATCGAAATACCTCCTCTGAGAGAAAGAAGAGAAGACATCATACCACTGGCGAGAAGGATAATAAAGAATCTTTCAAGCAAAATTCCAGAAAAAAAAGAGCTCAAGTTGACCTGGGAAGCCGAGAAAAGACTAATCACGGGAAACTGGCCGGGAAATATCCGGGAACTCGAAAATGTTCTTCAGAGAGCTTTTGTCCTGTCGAGAGGAGCCGAGATTGATTCTCAAGACCTGTCCCTTACCGGCGACACGGAAGATTTGTCTCTTGAAGCATTGGAGAAAAAACAAATTGAAAAAGTGCTCTCCATGACTTCGGGGAACCTGCAGAAAGCTTCTCAGATATTGAAAATTCACAGAAACACGCTAAGAGAAAAAATGAAATACTACGGGTTAAAATGA
- a CDS encoding PAS domain-containing sensor histidine kinase codes for MFFKKSGFSIPLYPVVFVILVPVSFLMIWFSMLLMDNGEKAVLSMTEKELLALSEAYNQSIQQLYSSGQVKEKLLKLFAISTAHIIEKNPQITAEDLKSVVIENNLARIDILDSTGRVTVSSSEDLEIPYYPGLKFLTSGKRNEIIIWSTERADSIIGIPFRSFKLAAVRTDDNGAVVVYLDESWVASVMSYASVSKLVKDVGTSPGFAYVAVQGFEGIISASGKITQLCKIEEDSVLLSSVRLQKPIVRETDFRGKRIYEVISPLSYEGVPKGVIRIGIYLDDYQKIISDYRGRILFMFLFLWLAVLLSIIASVLGIRYFSLRRELHSAESVTTKLVDSSNYGIFIVNAQGKFLRINEYGRQLFGLGNKDEKKMKYGESFPDDELHIKRTYENEREMKDVIVDIVLPSGKKEEFLLDTVMLRENDEIIGVVSFLKDFKYFKIEKELQSEKEKIRDISRMTSAIAHELRNPLNAASIAVQRLQREFEFKEEDERKTILAMLSSAVDSLERKLGNLLMFAKTSKSSGVEVDLLVVLSDLKKIHGPVNMITQSDSESIVIKGDKTDFYRLFDNLIDNSIKAGAENIRINIAGMGEKVLIYFEDDGHGIDERHSEEIFEPYFTTSPSGTGLGLYIVKKIAEDYEGSVEVEKKRNNGAMFKIVLSKNVKNRDEK; via the coding sequence TTGTTTTTTAAAAAGAGCGGTTTTTCAATTCCTCTTTATCCTGTCGTGTTTGTAATTCTCGTGCCTGTCTCATTTCTCATGATCTGGTTTTCAATGTTGCTCATGGACAACGGAGAAAAGGCTGTTTTGTCTATGACCGAAAAGGAGCTTCTCGCTCTCTCCGAAGCTTACAACCAAAGCATACAGCAGTTGTATTCGTCGGGGCAGGTAAAGGAAAAACTACTAAAGTTGTTCGCCATATCAACCGCGCACATAATAGAAAAAAACCCGCAGATTACCGCCGAAGATCTCAAAAGTGTCGTTATTGAAAATAATTTGGCGAGAATAGACATTCTCGACAGCACTGGAAGAGTGACCGTATCTTCATCTGAAGACCTTGAAATACCTTATTACCCCGGTTTGAAATTTCTCACCAGCGGGAAGAGAAACGAAATAATCATTTGGTCGACCGAAAGAGCAGATTCCATAATCGGAATTCCTTTCAGGAGTTTCAAACTTGCCGCTGTAAGAACCGATGACAACGGAGCAGTGGTGGTTTATCTCGATGAATCATGGGTCGCGTCGGTCATGTCCTACGCTTCTGTTTCGAAACTGGTCAAAGACGTCGGAACTTCACCTGGCTTTGCTTACGTGGCCGTTCAGGGTTTTGAAGGTATAATATCCGCTTCCGGAAAGATAACCCAACTTTGCAAAATCGAGGAAGATTCTGTTTTGCTCTCTTCGGTAAGACTGCAAAAACCAATCGTCAGAGAAACGGATTTTCGAGGGAAAAGAATCTACGAAGTGATCTCACCTTTGAGTTATGAAGGAGTCCCGAAAGGGGTTATAAGAATAGGTATCTACCTCGACGATTACCAGAAAATAATAAGCGATTACAGAGGCAGAATACTGTTTATGTTTCTTTTTCTTTGGCTCGCGGTTTTGCTCTCAATAATAGCATCTGTACTCGGAATAAGGTATTTTTCGCTTAGAAGAGAACTTCATTCGGCGGAGAGTGTCACGACGAAGCTTGTCGATTCTTCCAATTACGGCATTTTTATTGTCAACGCTCAGGGAAAATTTCTCAGGATAAACGAATATGGAAGACAACTGTTCGGGTTAGGCAACAAAGACGAAAAAAAAATGAAATACGGAGAGTCTTTTCCGGACGATGAACTGCACATAAAAAGAACCTACGAGAATGAGAGAGAAATGAAAGACGTCATAGTCGACATCGTTTTACCTTCAGGGAAAAAAGAGGAATTTTTACTGGATACCGTTATGCTCCGAGAAAACGATGAAATTATCGGGGTCGTGTCGTTTTTGAAAGATTTCAAGTATTTTAAAATTGAAAAAGAACTCCAAAGTGAAAAGGAGAAGATCAGGGATATCTCTCGAATGACTTCAGCTATAGCCCATGAACTGAGGAATCCTCTCAACGCGGCTTCAATAGCGGTTCAAAGGCTGCAAAGGGAATTTGAATTTAAAGAAGAGGACGAGAGAAAGACAATTTTGGCTATGCTGTCTTCGGCTGTCGATTCACTCGAGAGAAAACTCGGCAACCTTCTGATGTTCGCCAAAACTTCGAAGAGTTCAGGTGTAGAAGTAGATCTTCTCGTCGTTCTTTCGGATTTGAAAAAAATTCACGGGCCGGTTAACATGATAACCCAAAGCGATTCCGAAAGTATCGTTATCAAAGGTGATAAAACAGATTTCTACAGACTTTTTGACAATTTGATAGACAACTCAATCAAAGCGGGAGCTGAGAACATCCGCATAAACATTGCAGGGATGGGCGAAAAGGTCCTTATATATTTCGAAGACGACGGACATGGAATAGACGAAAGACATTCAGAGGAGATTTTTGAACCTTATTTCACCACCTCTCCCTCGGGAACCGGATTGGGTCTTTATATAGTGAAAAAAATCGCTGAAGATTATGAAGGTTCGGTTGAAGTTGAAAAAAAACGTAATAACGGCGCGATGTTTAAAATAGTTCTTTCTAAAAATGTCAAAAACCGAGACGAAAAATAA
- the purD gene encoding phosphoribosylamine--glycine ligase: MKDKKVAVIGKGAREHALAESLLEDENVSDVYCLPGNPGTEKNCRNVEVDTGDNPKILDAVKAITPELVVVGPEDPLSSGISDLLRAHGFVVFGPGAKGASIESDKSFAKKIMTQTGIPTAKWNKVASIEKLYRALDEIKPPYVLKASGLAQGKGVFICRDGKEAAGIGQEMLSGKLLGEAGKKIVVEEFLEGFELSFFFATDGLNIVWLPTAHDHKKAFEGDRGPNTGGMGSLSPVGETLTRTVEDYIALPLLDYFKTENIQYRGLVFIGAIVSMGKVYVLEFNCRFGDPETQSILAQIEGGFFDLLYSCARGKAESALQISDDKSVSVVIASKGYPLKYEKGKTISFARQPLSRNASVFYAGVERQGRSLVTSGGRVFTVSGVGKSFETARKKAYEDAEKIKFDGAWMRMDIGKNIPEDLF, encoded by the coding sequence ATGAAAGACAAAAAAGTGGCGGTCATAGGTAAAGGGGCGAGAGAACACGCTCTCGCTGAGTCGCTTCTGGAAGATGAGAATGTTTCCGATGTCTACTGCCTTCCCGGAAACCCCGGAACAGAAAAGAATTGCCGAAACGTGGAAGTCGACACCGGCGACAACCCAAAAATTCTCGACGCTGTAAAAGCAATAACACCTGAGCTTGTTGTCGTTGGACCAGAAGACCCTCTATCCAGTGGAATATCTGATTTACTCAGAGCGCACGGGTTTGTCGTCTTCGGACCCGGAGCGAAAGGCGCGTCTATTGAATCGGACAAATCTTTCGCGAAAAAGATTATGACGCAGACCGGCATACCCACCGCCAAGTGGAATAAGGTGGCGTCTATCGAAAAACTCTACAGAGCCCTTGACGAAATAAAACCGCCATATGTCCTGAAAGCGAGCGGTTTGGCGCAGGGTAAAGGTGTTTTTATATGCCGTGACGGCAAAGAAGCCGCTGGTATCGGACAAGAAATGCTTTCTGGAAAATTACTCGGAGAAGCGGGAAAGAAAATTGTCGTCGAAGAGTTTTTGGAAGGTTTTGAACTCTCGTTTTTTTTCGCGACTGACGGTTTGAATATTGTTTGGCTTCCCACAGCCCATGATCACAAGAAGGCTTTTGAGGGGGATAGAGGACCCAACACAGGAGGCATGGGATCTTTGTCGCCTGTCGGTGAAACTCTTACGAGGACAGTAGAGGATTATATAGCTCTTCCTCTGCTCGATTATTTCAAAACTGAAAACATACAATACAGAGGATTGGTTTTTATAGGCGCGATTGTATCCATGGGAAAAGTCTATGTATTGGAGTTCAACTGCAGGTTTGGCGATCCCGAGACGCAGTCGATTTTAGCACAGATCGAAGGCGGTTTTTTTGATCTTCTCTATTCCTGCGCGAGGGGAAAAGCTGAAAGCGCTTTGCAGATTTCTGACGATAAATCCGTCTCGGTTGTCATTGCATCAAAAGGGTATCCCTTGAAATACGAGAAAGGAAAAACAATTTCCTTTGCACGCCAACCACTTTCACGGAATGCTTCTGTTTTCTACGCGGGAGTGGAAAGACAAGGTCGATCCCTCGTCACTTCAGGAGGCAGAGTTTTCACCGTGAGTGGCGTCGGAAAATCATTTGAAACGGCGAGAAAAAAAGCTTATGAAGACGCGGAAAAAATTAAATTCGACGGCGCATGGATGAGAATGGATATAGGAAAAAATATTCCGGAAGATCTATTCTAA
- the lepA gene encoding elongation factor 4 produces MAKNDIRNFCIIAHIDHGKSTLADRLLEHTQTVHKRIKLEQYLDNMDLEKERGITIKSHNVRMNYKSSEGHQYQLNLIDTPGHVDFSYEVSRSISACEGALLVVDATQGVQAQTVSNAYLAIDQGLEIIPVINKIDLPSADPEKTKFEIEEYLGLDTENSVMVSAKTGHGIEELLESIVEYVPPPVKTRDADLRALVYDSYYDEFWGAVLFVKVVSGELKTGDRIKLVSADREFDVQHLGFFSPEINETKKISTGEVGFVSAGIRSLKDVNIGDTLTLSGMLVKPLPGFRKSKPMVYAGLYPSTNDKYRDLKESLERLSINDSAIVFSPEKSNALGFGFRAGFLGLLHMDIVQERLEREFGVELVVTAPTVPYRVTLRNGEIREVNSPSELPGPSETESIEEPMSQVSIHTPSEFLGNVIKICHEKRGTQKKIEYIAENHVRVDYEMPLSSVIVDFHDLLKSSTKGYASLDYEWTGFSQAKMTKLDFLINNEPIDALSIIVQSDEAYNLARRICLKLRKTIKRQLYEVAIQGVVNGKIIARETIKPLRKDVTAKCYGGDITRKRKLLEKQKEGKKRMKMLGKIEIPQEAFMSVLSIESDN; encoded by the coding sequence ATGGCTAAAAACGACATAAGGAATTTCTGTATAATCGCCCACATAGATCACGGCAAGTCGACGCTCGCCGACAGGCTTCTCGAACACACCCAGACCGTCCACAAAAGGATAAAACTCGAACAGTATTTGGACAACATGGACCTGGAGAAAGAAAGAGGAATAACCATAAAATCGCACAACGTGAGGATGAACTACAAATCCAGTGAGGGGCATCAATACCAGCTCAACCTCATAGACACACCCGGACACGTAGATTTCTCCTATGAAGTTTCAAGGTCGATATCAGCCTGCGAAGGAGCTCTTCTCGTAGTCGACGCCACCCAAGGGGTTCAAGCCCAAACTGTTAGCAACGCTTATCTCGCCATAGACCAGGGGCTTGAGATAATACCCGTGATAAACAAGATAGACCTACCTTCCGCAGATCCAGAAAAGACCAAATTTGAAATAGAAGAATACCTCGGCCTCGACACGGAAAACTCGGTCATGGTCAGCGCCAAGACGGGTCACGGTATCGAAGAACTTCTCGAAAGCATAGTAGAATATGTTCCTCCTCCAGTAAAGACGAGAGACGCGGATTTGAGAGCTCTGGTCTACGACAGCTACTACGACGAGTTCTGGGGAGCTGTTTTGTTTGTCAAGGTGGTCTCAGGCGAGTTGAAAACAGGAGACAGAATAAAACTCGTAAGCGCCGACAGAGAATTCGACGTTCAGCACTTAGGTTTTTTTTCCCCCGAGATAAACGAGACCAAAAAAATTTCAACCGGCGAAGTCGGTTTTGTTTCTGCCGGAATAAGATCGTTGAAAGATGTCAACATAGGCGACACGTTGACTTTGTCCGGGATGCTGGTAAAACCTCTTCCGGGTTTCAGAAAATCAAAACCCATGGTATACGCGGGTCTGTATCCTTCTACAAACGACAAATACAGGGATCTCAAGGAGAGCCTCGAAAGGCTTTCAATAAACGATTCAGCGATCGTGTTCTCTCCGGAAAAATCGAACGCCCTCGGGTTCGGATTCAGGGCTGGTTTTTTGGGTCTCTTGCACATGGACATAGTTCAGGAAAGGCTGGAGAGGGAGTTCGGCGTAGAACTCGTCGTCACGGCTCCCACAGTACCCTACAGGGTGACCTTGAGGAACGGAGAAATCCGGGAGGTTAATTCCCCCTCTGAACTTCCTGGTCCGTCGGAAACAGAGAGTATAGAGGAGCCCATGTCGCAAGTCTCCATACACACCCCGTCGGAATTTTTGGGAAACGTGATAAAAATCTGCCATGAAAAAAGAGGGACACAGAAAAAAATAGAATACATCGCTGAAAACCATGTCCGTGTTGACTACGAGATGCCCCTTTCGAGCGTCATAGTAGATTTTCATGACTTGTTGAAATCTTCGACAAAAGGATACGCATCCCTCGATTACGAGTGGACAGGTTTTTCTCAGGCGAAGATGACTAAACTCGATTTTCTCATAAACAACGAACCAATTGACGCTCTTTCAATCATAGTACAGAGCGACGAAGCTTACAACTTGGCCCGAAGAATATGCCTTAAATTGAGAAAGACAATAAAGCGTCAACTCTACGAAGTGGCTATTCAGGGAGTGGTCAACGGTAAAATAATCGCGAGAGAGACTATAAAGCCCCTGAGAAAAGATGTCACGGCGAAGTGCTATGGAGGAGACATAACGAGAAAACGCAAACTGCTCGAAAAACAAAAGGAAGGGAAAAAGAGGATGAAAATGCTGGGAAAAATTGAAATTCCCCAGGAAGCTTTCATGAGCGTCCTTTCAATAGAAAGCGACAACTGA